The following are encoded together in the Vicia villosa cultivar HV-30 ecotype Madison, WI unplaced genomic scaffold, Vvil1.0 ctg.000089F_1_1, whole genome shotgun sequence genome:
- the LOC131623950 gene encoding uncharacterized protein LOC131623950, giving the protein MGQAFRKLFDTFFGNTEMRVVMLGLDAAGKTTILYKLHIGEVLSTVPTIGFNVEKVQYKNVIFTVWDVGGQEKLRALWRHYFNNTDGLIYVVDSLDRERIGKAKQEFQNIINDPFMLNSVILVLANKQDLRGAMTAREVCDGLGLFDLKNRKWHIQSTCALKGDGLYEGLDWLSSTLKEMRAAGYSSLGLGTSSF; this is encoded by the exons ATGGGTCAAGCTTTTCGCAAGCTTTTCGATACCTTCTTCGGCAATACCGAGATGCGG GTTGTCATGCTTGGTCTTGATGCTGCTGGAAAAACAACTATACTTTACAAGCTTCACATTGGAGAAGTTTTATCCACAGTTCCTACAATTG GTTTCAATGTAGAGAAGGTTCAATATAAGAATGTTATTTTCACCGTTTGGGATGTTGGAGGTCAGGAGAAATTGAGGGCACTCTGGAGGCATTACTTTAACAACACGGATGGCTTG ATCTATGTTGTTGATAGTTTGGACCGCGAGAGAATTGGGAAAGCAAAGCAAGAATTTCAG AATATTATAAATGATCCATTTATGCTCAACAGTGTCATCTTGGTGTTAGCCAACAAACAGGACTTG AGAGGAGCGATGACGGCAAGGGAAGTATGTGATGGATTAGGTCTCTTTGATCTCAAAAATAGAAAATGGCACATACAAAGCACTTGTGCACTTAAGGGCGACGGCCTTTATGAGGGTTTGGACTGGTTGTCCTCAACACTAAAGGAGATGAGAGCTGCTGGATACTCTTCATTAGGCCTAGGAACTTCATCTTTCTAG